In one Kitasatospora cineracea genomic region, the following are encoded:
- a CDS encoding transglycosylase SLT domain-containing protein — translation MTRISVRGVAVASATAVTAVGAVVGAASGSEGKTVQTVDVASATLLADAPTGAQAQSVGDGIGRQANAQQVSADAAAKKAAAEAARQKAAADAQAKADADKAEADAKAAAEKAAAEAKAAKDAEAKRASEQASRDSARSVLASVPAGSVQDIARQIVGNDTQFQCFSQIVTRESGWDYTATNSSSGAYGLVQALPGSKMASAGADWRTNPATQVKWGLNYMNSRYGSPCGAWSFWQSHHWY, via the coding sequence GTGACTCGGATTTCGGTCCGGGGCGTCGCTGTCGCCTCAGCCACCGCGGTGACCGCCGTCGGAGCGGTCGTCGGTGCGGCGTCCGGCAGCGAGGGCAAGACCGTCCAGACGGTCGACGTGGCGAGCGCGACCCTGCTCGCCGACGCGCCCACCGGTGCGCAGGCCCAGAGCGTCGGCGACGGCATCGGCCGGCAGGCGAACGCCCAGCAGGTCTCCGCCGACGCGGCCGCCAAGAAGGCCGCCGCCGAGGCCGCCCGGCAGAAGGCCGCGGCCGACGCCCAGGCGAAGGCCGACGCGGACAAGGCCGAGGCCGACGCCAAGGCGGCCGCGGAGAAGGCCGCCGCCGAGGCGAAGGCGGCCAAGGACGCCGAGGCGAAGCGGGCCTCCGAGCAGGCCAGCCGGGACTCCGCGCGCAGCGTGCTCGCCAGCGTCCCGGCCGGTTCGGTCCAGGACATCGCTCGGCAGATCGTCGGCAACGACACCCAGTTCCAGTGCTTCAGCCAGATCGTCACCCGTGAGAGCGGCTGGGACTACACCGCCACCAACTCCTCCTCCGGCGCCTACGGCCTGGTGCAGGCGCTGCCGGGCTCCAAGATGGCCTCGGCCGGCGCGGACTGGCGGACCAACCCGGCGACCCAGGTCAAGTGGGGCCTCAACTACATGAACAGCCGCTACGGCAGCCCGTGCGGCGCCTGGTCGTTCTGGCAGTCGCACCACTGGTACTGA
- a CDS encoding class I SAM-dependent methyltransferase — MNGPLDSIAAYWNDAAPGFDREPDHGLRAAGTRGAWRRRLAGWLPGAGLDVLDAGCGTGSLSVLLAEAGHRVTGVDLAPAMVDLARAKFAAAGLTGSFLVGDASRPPTGDGRYDAVLCRHLLWTLPDPHAALREWAARLRPGGRLLLVEGRWREAGAAVEPYAPGTEGLPWAGGITASALTAALRPLVRELQVEPLEADEELWGGPVRDERYAIVARV, encoded by the coding sequence ATGAACGGACCGCTCGACTCGATCGCCGCGTACTGGAACGATGCCGCCCCCGGGTTCGACCGGGAGCCCGACCACGGGCTGCGCGCGGCCGGGACCAGGGGGGCCTGGCGGCGCCGGCTGGCCGGGTGGCTGCCGGGTGCGGGGCTCGACGTGCTGGACGCCGGGTGCGGCACGGGTTCGCTCTCGGTGCTGCTCGCCGAGGCCGGGCACCGGGTGACGGGCGTGGACCTCGCCCCGGCGATGGTCGACCTGGCCCGGGCCAAGTTCGCCGCGGCCGGGCTGACGGGGAGTTTCCTGGTCGGCGACGCGAGCCGCCCCCCGACCGGCGACGGCCGCTACGACGCGGTGCTGTGCCGGCACCTGCTCTGGACCCTCCCGGACCCGCACGCCGCCCTCCGGGAGTGGGCCGCCCGCCTGCGTCCGGGCGGCCGCCTGCTGCTGGTCGAGGGCCGCTGGCGGGAGGCCGGCGCCGCCGTCGAGCCCTACGCCCCCGGCACGGAGGGCCTGCCCTGGGCCGGCGGCATCACGGCGTCCGCCCTGACCGCCGCGCTCCGCCCGCTGGTCCGCGAGCTGCAGGTCGAACCGCTCGAGGCGGACGAGGAGCTCTGGGGCGGCCCGGTCCGGGACGAGCGCTACGCGATCGTGGCCCGGGTCTGA
- a CDS encoding SLC13 family permease: MHGVSAEVLSLVLLAAVLGCAVRRPFGWPEAVVAVPAAGLLVAVGAVSPGAAWAEVGRLAPVVGFLAAVLVLAQLCDDEGLFEACGRWMAGASGGRPVRLLGQVFAVAALVTAVLSLDATVVLLTPVVIATAGALGVRARPHVYACGHLANSASLLLPVSNLTNLLAFAASGLGFGRFTALMALPWLAAVGVEYLVLRRWFAAELAVPAERPVAAGGVRLPRFALGTVAGTLAGFVLASAVGVSPAWAAAAGALVLAVRALAGRRSTPRRILSAAAVPFLAFVLALGVVVRAVVDNGLAGRLAAVVPAGDGLPVLFALAGLAAVLANLVNNLPATLLLVPLAAPSGPGPVLAVLLGVNLGPNLTYAGSLATLLWRRITRERAVDDGGPRLFTALGALVVPATLAVSVPALWMSLRLF, from the coding sequence GTGCATGGGGTGTCCGCCGAGGTGCTGTCGCTGGTGTTGCTGGCGGCGGTGCTGGGGTGTGCGGTGCGGCGGCCGTTCGGGTGGCCGGAGGCGGTGGTGGCGGTGCCGGCGGCGGGGCTGCTGGTGGCGGTGGGGGCGGTGTCGCCGGGTGCGGCGTGGGCCGAGGTGGGGCGGCTGGCGCCGGTGGTGGGGTTCCTGGCGGCGGTGCTGGTGCTGGCGCAGCTGTGCGACGACGAGGGGCTGTTCGAGGCGTGCGGGCGCTGGATGGCGGGGGCGTCGGGCGGGCGGCCGGTGCGGTTGCTGGGGCAGGTGTTCGCGGTGGCGGCGCTGGTCACGGCGGTGCTGAGCCTGGACGCGACGGTGGTGCTGCTGACGCCGGTGGTGATCGCCACGGCGGGTGCGCTGGGGGTGCGGGCCCGGCCGCACGTGTACGCGTGCGGGCACCTGGCGAACAGCGCGTCGCTGCTGCTGCCGGTCTCCAACCTGACCAACCTGCTGGCGTTCGCCGCCAGCGGTCTGGGGTTCGGCCGGTTCACGGCGCTGATGGCGCTGCCGTGGCTGGCCGCGGTGGGGGTGGAGTACCTGGTGCTGCGGCGGTGGTTCGCGGCGGAGCTGGCGGTGCCGGCCGAGCGGCCGGTGGCGGCGGGCGGGGTGCGGCTGCCGCGGTTCGCGCTGGGGACGGTCGCGGGGACGCTGGCCGGTTTCGTGCTGGCCTCGGCGGTCGGCGTCTCCCCGGCGTGGGCCGCGGCGGCGGGTGCGCTGGTGCTGGCGGTGCGGGCGCTGGCCGGCCGGCGCAGCACGCCGCGGCGGATCCTGTCGGCGGCGGCCGTCCCGTTCCTGGCCTTCGTGCTGGCGCTGGGCGTGGTGGTGCGGGCGGTGGTGGACAACGGGCTGGCCGGGCGGCTGGCGGCGGTGGTCCCGGCGGGTGACGGGCTGCCGGTGCTGTTCGCGCTGGCGGGGCTGGCGGCGGTGCTGGCCAACCTGGTGAACAACCTCCCGGCGACGCTGCTGCTGGTCCCGCTGGCCGCCCCGTCCGGTCCGGGCCCGGTGCTGGCGGTGCTGCTCGGCGTCAATCTCGGCCCGAACCTGACGTACGCGGGCTCGCTGGCCACCCTGCTGTGGCGCCGGATCACCCGGGAGCGGGCGGTCGACGACGGCGGGCCGCGGCTGTTCACGGCGCTCGGCGCGCTGGTCGTCCCGGCCACCCTGGCGGTGTCGGTGCCGGCCCTGTGGATGTCGCTGCGCCTGTTCTGA